The Pseudomonas sp. R4-35-07 genome contains a region encoding:
- the modC gene encoding molybdenum ABC transporter ATP-binding protein, with product MIEVRLHLKYSGFALDVELQLPGRGVTALYGPSGSGKTTCLRCIAGLERAEDGFVQINDEVWQDSRNGRFVAPHKRALGYVFQEASLFPHLSVLANLAFGLKRIPRLQRRVEMAHATELLGIAHLLERNPQHLSGGERQRVGIARALLTSPRLLLMDEPLAALDSQRKNEILPYLERLHDELDIPVLYVSHAQDEVARLADHLVLLGDGKVLASGPIGETLARLDLPLARGDDAGVVVTGSVIAYDDHYQLLTLQLPDCPLQIRVAHTPMAVGKQLRVKIQARDVSLSHQAQEHSSILNRLPVTVIQDVAADNSAHVLVRLDAGGTPLLARITRFSRDQLQVQPGQALWAQIKAVAVLA from the coding sequence ATGATTGAAGTACGTCTGCACTTGAAATACTCCGGCTTCGCACTGGACGTGGAGCTGCAACTTCCCGGCCGTGGCGTGACCGCCCTCTACGGCCCATCGGGCTCCGGCAAAACCACCTGCCTGCGCTGTATCGCTGGCTTGGAGCGCGCCGAAGACGGATTTGTGCAGATCAACGATGAAGTCTGGCAAGACAGCCGTAACGGGCGGTTCGTGGCGCCGCATAAACGCGCCTTGGGTTATGTCTTCCAGGAGGCGAGCCTGTTCCCTCATCTGTCGGTGCTGGCCAACCTGGCGTTCGGCCTCAAGCGCATCCCGCGTTTGCAGCGGCGTGTGGAGATGGCCCACGCCACTGAGTTACTGGGCATCGCGCACCTGCTTGAGCGCAATCCGCAGCATCTGTCCGGCGGTGAGCGCCAGCGCGTCGGCATCGCACGCGCGTTGCTCACCAGCCCCCGATTGCTGCTGATGGATGAACCCCTGGCGGCCCTCGACAGCCAGCGCAAAAATGAAATCCTGCCCTATCTCGAACGCCTGCACGACGAGCTGGATATCCCGGTGCTGTACGTCAGCCATGCCCAGGACGAAGTGGCGCGGCTGGCCGACCACCTTGTCCTGCTCGGCGACGGCAAGGTCCTGGCCAGCGGGCCCATCGGCGAAACCCTGGCGCGGCTCGATCTGCCCCTGGCACGAGGCGACGATGCCGGTGTGGTGGTCACGGGCAGCGTGATCGCCTACGACGATCACTATCAGTTGCTCACCCTGCAATTGCCCGATTGCCCGCTGCAGATACGCGTGGCCCACACGCCGATGGCCGTGGGCAAACAGCTGCGGGTAAAAATTCAGGCGCGGGACGTCAGCCTCAGCCACCAGGCGCAGGAACACAGCAGCATCCTCAATCGCCTGCCGGTGACGGTCATCCAGGACGTTGCCGCGGATAACAGCGCCCATGTACTGGTGCGCCTGGATGCCGGTGGCACGCCGTTGCTGGCGCGCATCACGCGGTTCTCGCGGGACCAACTGCAAGTGCAGCCGGGCCAGGCGCTGTGGGCGCAAATCAAGGCGGTGGCGGTGCTGGCCTAA